The Canis lupus dingo isolate Sandy chromosome 11, ASM325472v2, whole genome shotgun sequence genome includes a region encoding these proteins:
- the ZBTB5 gene encoding zinc finger and BTB domain-containing protein 5 isoform X2, giving the protein MLTLNQGGLKIIHKGCRLPSPLLENLLFSFAEIFRFPRIMDFPGHFEQIFQQLNYQRLHGQLCDCVIVVGNRHFKAHRSVLAACSTHFRALFSVAEGDQTMNMIQLDSEVVTAEAFAALIDMMYTSTLMLGESNVMDVLLAASHLHLNSVVKACKHYLTTRTLPMSPPSERVQEQSARMQRSFMLQQLGLSIVSSALNASQSGEEQPAPMSSSMRSTLDQRTPFPMRRLHKRKQSAEERARQRLRPTMDESAIADVTPENGPSGVHSREEFFSPDSLKIVDNPKGDGMTDNQEDSAIMFDQSFGAQEDAQVPSQSDNTAGNMAQLSMASRATQVETSFEQEAATEKSGFQCENSDVGLGEKEHMRVVVKSEPLSSPEPQDEVSDVTSQAEGSESVEVEGVVVSAEKIDLSPESSDRSFSDPQSSTDRVGDIHILEVTNNLEHKSTFSISNFLNKSRGSNFSANQNNDDNIPNTTSDCRLEGEAPYLLSPEAGPAGGPSSAPGSHVENPFSEPADSHFVRPMQEVMGLPCVQTSGYQGGEQFGMDFSRSGLGLHSSFSRVMMGSPRGGASNFPYYRRIAPKMPVVTSVRSSQIPENSASSQLMMNAATSSFENGHPSQPGPPQLTRASADVLSKCKKALSEHNVLVVEGARKYACKICCKTFLTLTDCKKHIRVHTGEKPYACLKCGKRFSQSSHLYKHSKTTCLRWQSSNLPSTLL; this is encoded by the coding sequence GATCATGGATTTCCCTGGACACTTTGAACAGATCTTCCAGCAGCTGAACTACCAGAGACTTCACGGGCAGCTCTGTGATTGTGTCATCGTAGTGGGGAACAGACATTTTAAAGCCCACCGCTCTGTACTAGCAGCATGCAGCACGCATTTCCGAGCCCTGTTctcagtggcagagggagatCAGACCATGAACATGATCCAGTTGGATAGCGAGGTGGTGACAGCGGAGGCCTTTGCTGCACTGATTGACATGATGTACACCTCCACCCTCATGCTGGGGGAGAGCAATGTTATGGATGTCTTATTGGCAGCCTCTCACCTGCATTTGAACTCTGTTGTTAAAGCTTGTAAACATTACTTAACGACAAGGACGCTGCCCATGTCACCCCCCAGTGAGCGCGTCCAGGAGCAGAGTGCCCGCATGCAGCGCTCCTTTATGCTGCAGCAGCTGGGGCTGAGCATCGTGAGCTCAGCCCTCAATGCCAGCCAGAGTGGCGAGGAGCAGCCGGCCCCCATGAGTTCTTCGATGCGCAGTACCCTGGACCAGCGGACACCCTTCCCCATGAGACGCCTTCATAAGCGCAAGCAGTCTGCGGAGGAGCGGGCCAGACAGCGCCTCCGACCCACCATGGACGAGTCTGCCATTGCTGATGTCACGCCAGAGAACGGGCCGTCAGGAGTTCATTCTCGGGAGGAGTTCTTTTCACCCGATTCCCTGAAAATTGTGGATAACCCTAAGGGTGACGGAATGACCGACAACCAGGAAGACAGTGCCATCATGTTTGACCAGTCTTTTGGTGCTCAAGAAGATGCCCAGGTGCCCAGCCAGTCCGACAATACTGCGGGCAACATGGCCCAGTTGTCCATGGCCTCCCGTGCAACTCAGGTTGAGACTAGTTTTGAGCAGGAAGCTGCAACTGAGAAAAGTGGTTTTCAGTGTGAAAATTCCGATGTTGGCCTTGGTGAGAAGGAACACATGAGAGTGGTGGTTAAATCTGAGCCTCTGAGCTCTCCTGAGCCTCAGGATGAAGTGAGTGATGTGACCTCGCAAGCAGAAGGCAGCGAATCTGTGGAAGTGGAAGGGGTTGTGGTCAGTGCCGAGAAGATAGACCTCAGCCCTGAAAGCAGTGATCGGAGTTTTTCAGATCCCCAGTCTAGCACTGATAGGGTCGGTGACATCCATATTTTGGAAGTCACAAACAACCTAGAACATAAATCCACTTTTAgcatttcaaattttcttaaCAAGAGCAGAGGAAGTAACTTTAGTGCAAATCAGAACAATGATGATAATATCCCAAACACTACTAGTGACTGTAGGCTGGAGGGCGAGGCCCCGTATTTGTTGAGTCCAGAGGCTGGGCCTGCGGGCGGGCCCTCCTCGGCCCCCGGCTCTCACGTGGAGAACCCGTTCAGTGAGCCAGCAGACTCCCATTTTGTCAGGCCTATGCAGGAAGTGATGGGCCTGCCATGTGTGCAAACGTCAGGCTACCAAGGAGGAGAGCAGTTTGGGATGGACTTCTCCAGGTCTGGTTTGGGCCTCCACTCCTCCTTTTCCAGGGTAATGATGGGCTCCCCGAGAGGAGGAGCCAGTAACTTCCCATACTACCGACGCATAGCTCCCAAAATGCCGGTTGTAACTTCTGTCAGGAGCTCTCAGATCCCAGAAAACTCTGCCAGTTCCCAGCTAATGATGAATGCGGCCACATCCTCATTCGAAAATGGCCATCCTTCGCAGCCTGGCCCTCCGCAGTTGACCAGGGCGTCTGCTGACGTCCTGTCTAAGTGCAAGAAGGCCTTGTCGGAGCACAACGTCTTGGTGGTAGAGGGGGCTCGCAAGTACGCCTGCAAAATCTGCTGCAAGACTTTTCTGACCCTGACAGATTGCAAGAAGCACATCCGTGTTCACACAGGTGAAAAACCCTATGCCTGCCTCAAGTGTGGCAAGAGGTTCAGTCAGTCCAGCCACCTGTATAAACATTCAAAGACTACCTGCCTGCGCTGGCAGAGCAGCAATCTTCCCAGCACTTTGCTCTAA
- the ZBTB5 gene encoding zinc finger and BTB domain-containing protein 5 isoform X1, producing the protein MDFPGHFEQIFQQLNYQRLHGQLCDCVIVVGNRHFKAHRSVLAACSTHFRALFSVAEGDQTMNMIQLDSEVVTAEAFAALIDMMYTSTLMLGESNVMDVLLAASHLHLNSVVKACKHYLTTRTLPMSPPSERVQEQSARMQRSFMLQQLGLSIVSSALNASQSGEEQPAPMSSSMRSTLDQRTPFPMRRLHKRKQSAEERARQRLRPTMDESAIADVTPENGPSGVHSREEFFSPDSLKIVDNPKGDGMTDNQEDSAIMFDQSFGAQEDAQVPSQSDNTAGNMAQLSMASRATQVETSFEQEAATEKSGFQCENSDVGLGEKEHMRVVVKSEPLSSPEPQDEVSDVTSQAEGSESVEVEGVVVSAEKIDLSPESSDRSFSDPQSSTDRVGDIHILEVTNNLEHKSTFSISNFLNKSRGSNFSANQNNDDNIPNTTSDCRLEGEAPYLLSPEAGPAGGPSSAPGSHVENPFSEPADSHFVRPMQEVMGLPCVQTSGYQGGEQFGMDFSRSGLGLHSSFSRVMMGSPRGGASNFPYYRRIAPKMPVVTSVRSSQIPENSASSQLMMNAATSSFENGHPSQPGPPQLTRASADVLSKCKKALSEHNVLVVEGARKYACKICCKTFLTLTDCKKHIRVHTGEKPYACLKCGKRFSQSSHLYKHSKTTCLRWQSSNLPSTLL; encoded by the coding sequence ATGGATTTCCCTGGACACTTTGAACAGATCTTCCAGCAGCTGAACTACCAGAGACTTCACGGGCAGCTCTGTGATTGTGTCATCGTAGTGGGGAACAGACATTTTAAAGCCCACCGCTCTGTACTAGCAGCATGCAGCACGCATTTCCGAGCCCTGTTctcagtggcagagggagatCAGACCATGAACATGATCCAGTTGGATAGCGAGGTGGTGACAGCGGAGGCCTTTGCTGCACTGATTGACATGATGTACACCTCCACCCTCATGCTGGGGGAGAGCAATGTTATGGATGTCTTATTGGCAGCCTCTCACCTGCATTTGAACTCTGTTGTTAAAGCTTGTAAACATTACTTAACGACAAGGACGCTGCCCATGTCACCCCCCAGTGAGCGCGTCCAGGAGCAGAGTGCCCGCATGCAGCGCTCCTTTATGCTGCAGCAGCTGGGGCTGAGCATCGTGAGCTCAGCCCTCAATGCCAGCCAGAGTGGCGAGGAGCAGCCGGCCCCCATGAGTTCTTCGATGCGCAGTACCCTGGACCAGCGGACACCCTTCCCCATGAGACGCCTTCATAAGCGCAAGCAGTCTGCGGAGGAGCGGGCCAGACAGCGCCTCCGACCCACCATGGACGAGTCTGCCATTGCTGATGTCACGCCAGAGAACGGGCCGTCAGGAGTTCATTCTCGGGAGGAGTTCTTTTCACCCGATTCCCTGAAAATTGTGGATAACCCTAAGGGTGACGGAATGACCGACAACCAGGAAGACAGTGCCATCATGTTTGACCAGTCTTTTGGTGCTCAAGAAGATGCCCAGGTGCCCAGCCAGTCCGACAATACTGCGGGCAACATGGCCCAGTTGTCCATGGCCTCCCGTGCAACTCAGGTTGAGACTAGTTTTGAGCAGGAAGCTGCAACTGAGAAAAGTGGTTTTCAGTGTGAAAATTCCGATGTTGGCCTTGGTGAGAAGGAACACATGAGAGTGGTGGTTAAATCTGAGCCTCTGAGCTCTCCTGAGCCTCAGGATGAAGTGAGTGATGTGACCTCGCAAGCAGAAGGCAGCGAATCTGTGGAAGTGGAAGGGGTTGTGGTCAGTGCCGAGAAGATAGACCTCAGCCCTGAAAGCAGTGATCGGAGTTTTTCAGATCCCCAGTCTAGCACTGATAGGGTCGGTGACATCCATATTTTGGAAGTCACAAACAACCTAGAACATAAATCCACTTTTAgcatttcaaattttcttaaCAAGAGCAGAGGAAGTAACTTTAGTGCAAATCAGAACAATGATGATAATATCCCAAACACTACTAGTGACTGTAGGCTGGAGGGCGAGGCCCCGTATTTGTTGAGTCCAGAGGCTGGGCCTGCGGGCGGGCCCTCCTCGGCCCCCGGCTCTCACGTGGAGAACCCGTTCAGTGAGCCAGCAGACTCCCATTTTGTCAGGCCTATGCAGGAAGTGATGGGCCTGCCATGTGTGCAAACGTCAGGCTACCAAGGAGGAGAGCAGTTTGGGATGGACTTCTCCAGGTCTGGTTTGGGCCTCCACTCCTCCTTTTCCAGGGTAATGATGGGCTCCCCGAGAGGAGGAGCCAGTAACTTCCCATACTACCGACGCATAGCTCCCAAAATGCCGGTTGTAACTTCTGTCAGGAGCTCTCAGATCCCAGAAAACTCTGCCAGTTCCCAGCTAATGATGAATGCGGCCACATCCTCATTCGAAAATGGCCATCCTTCGCAGCCTGGCCCTCCGCAGTTGACCAGGGCGTCTGCTGACGTCCTGTCTAAGTGCAAGAAGGCCTTGTCGGAGCACAACGTCTTGGTGGTAGAGGGGGCTCGCAAGTACGCCTGCAAAATCTGCTGCAAGACTTTTCTGACCCTGACAGATTGCAAGAAGCACATCCGTGTTCACACAGGTGAAAAACCCTATGCCTGCCTCAAGTGTGGCAAGAGGTTCAGTCAGTCCAGCCACCTGTATAAACATTCAAAGACTACCTGCCTGCGCTGGCAGAGCAGCAATCTTCCCAGCACTTTGCTCTAA
- the GRHPR gene encoding glyoxylate reductase/hydroxypyruvate reductase, with protein MRPVRLMKVFVTRRIPPEGRAALARAADCEVEQWDSDEPIPAKELERGVAGAHGLLCLLSDHVDKRLLDAAGANLKVISTMSVGVDHLALEEIKKRGIRVGYTPDVLTDATAELAMSLLLTTCRRLPEAIEEVRNGGWTSWKPLWMCGYGLTQSTVGIIGLGRIGQAIARRLKPFGIQRFLYTGRQPRPQEAAEFQAEFVSTPKLAAESDFIIVACSLTPATKGLCNKDFFQQMKTTAVFINISRGDVVNQDDLYEALASGQIAAAGLDVTTPEPLPTNHPLLTLKNCVILPHIGSATYGTRNTMSLLAANNLLAGLRGEPMPSELKL; from the exons CTGTGAGGTGGAGCAGTGGGATTCAGACGAGCCAATCCCTGCCAAGGAGTTGGAGCGAGGTGTGGCCGGGGCCCAcggcctcctctgcctcctctcggACCATGTGGACAAGAGGCTCCTGGACGCCGCAG GAGCCAATCTCAAAGTCATCAGCACAATGTCCGTGGGCGTTGACCATTTGGCTTTGGAGGAGATCAAGAAGCG CGGCATCCGTGTGGGCTACACCCCAGATGTCCTGACCGACGCCACGGCAGAACTCGCCATGTCCCTGCTGCTCACCACCTGTCGCCGCTTGCCAGAGGCCATCGAGGAAGTGAGGAA CGGTGGCTGGACCTCGTGGAAGCCCCTGTGGATGTGTGGCTATGGACTCACACAGAGCACCGTCGGCATCATCGGGCTGGGGCGCATAG GCCAGGCCATTGCTCGGCGTCTGAAGCCATTTGGCATCCAGAGATTTCTATACACGGGCCGCCAGCCCAGGCCTCAGGAAGCAGCAGAATTCCAGGCAGAGTTTG tgTCCACCCCCAAGCTGGCCGCCGAGTCCGACTTCATCATCGTGGCCTGCTCCTTAACACCTGCAACCAAGGGGCTCTGCAACAAGGACTTCTTCCAGCAGATGAAAACCACGGCTGTGTTTATCAACATAAGCAG GGGAGATGTGGTAAACCAGGATGACCTGTACGAGGCCTTGGCTAGTGGGCAGATCGCAGCTGCTGGACTGGACGTGACGACCCCGGAACCGCTGCCTACAAACCACCCGCTCCTGACCCTGAAGAACTGTG TGATCCTGCCCCACATTGGCAGCGCCACCTATGGAACCCGAAACACCATGTCCTTATTGGCAGCTAACAACTTGCTGGCTGGCCTGAGGGGGGAGCCGATGCCCAGTGAACTCAAGCTGTAG